In one Vulgatibacter incomptus genomic region, the following are encoded:
- a CDS encoding alpha/beta hydrolase has product MTCLSSLARKWGDGLAQFSTTGAALDIGNAIESLREPGTKVVVFATSYGTFLGNRYLNLFPGQADAAVFGGICPATGCSIRHDRSTDLVAQETFRVCSTDPFCRSKLSADPWGKLEEIYQRVRRGHCNDLYGRDTEYFLSALLDAALGERTLVPVALATAYRIDRCSPADVSAVMNLARVMMPWAFPVTSRDGISAYLYENIVESEFWDGITPDQLRYEYFDYLVSPGYGFSMADQHEAWPWPLYSTPSELKRWAPVSTPMLLVNGTLDLPTPIADLQGIEAAFPGPTQTVVRVPNEGHGAILEDCPLSIVRAFVENPSIRPNISCLSAMEAIDLRGSSSLSRQVFGTNDLWENAGQSAAPAFLADTPTDPGLLRAIDRAREGLKHRW; this is encoded by the coding sequence ATGACCTGCCTCTCGTCGCTGGCTCGGAAGTGGGGAGACGGTCTCGCCCAATTCTCGACCACCGGCGCCGCCCTCGACATCGGGAACGCGATCGAATCGCTCCGCGAACCGGGAACGAAGGTCGTGGTCTTCGCCACCTCCTACGGGACCTTCCTCGGGAACCGCTATCTGAACCTCTTCCCGGGCCAGGCGGATGCCGCGGTCTTCGGCGGAATCTGTCCGGCGACGGGATGCAGCATCCGTCACGACCGGAGCACCGATCTGGTGGCACAGGAGACCTTCCGCGTCTGCTCGACCGATCCTTTCTGCCGCTCCAAGCTCTCCGCCGACCCTTGGGGAAAGCTCGAGGAGATCTACCAGAGGGTTCGACGTGGGCACTGCAACGACCTCTACGGACGAGATACCGAGTATTTCCTTTCGGCGCTCCTCGACGCAGCCCTGGGTGAGCGGACGTTGGTTCCGGTTGCGTTGGCCACGGCCTATCGAATCGATCGCTGCTCTCCCGCCGACGTCTCGGCCGTCATGAACCTGGCTCGCGTCATGATGCCGTGGGCCTTCCCGGTTACGAGTCGAGATGGGATCTCTGCCTATCTCTATGAAAACATCGTCGAATCGGAATTCTGGGACGGCATCACGCCCGATCAGCTCCGCTACGAGTACTTCGATTATCTCGTCTCGCCGGGATACGGATTCTCCATGGCAGACCAACACGAGGCGTGGCCTTGGCCTCTGTATTCGACGCCGTCCGAGCTCAAGCGATGGGCGCCCGTCTCGACGCCGATGCTCCTTGTAAACGGAACCCTGGATCTGCCCACACCAATCGCCGATCTCCAGGGGATCGAAGCGGCCTTCCCTGGGCCGACGCAGACCGTTGTCCGCGTCCCGAACGAGGGCCATGGCGCCATCCTCGAGGACTGCCCCCTCTCGATCGTTCGAGCGTTCGTCGAGAATCCGTCGATTCGTCCGAACATCTCGTGCCTCTCCGCGATGGAGGCGATCGATCTTCGGGGAAGCAGCAGCCTGTCTCGACAGGTCTTCGGCACCAATGACTTGTGGGAGAACGCCGGACAGTCGGCGGCGCCCGCGTTCCTAGCGGACACTCCGACCGATCCGGGGCTCCTCCGGGCGATCGATCGGGCCCGGGAAGGGCTCAAGCATCGCTGGTAG
- a CDS encoding alpha/beta fold hydrolase, producing MSWEPCDDFGVRMDCATLDVPLDWSKPEGRRIPYFVRRVPSATGVPKRGQIWLLVGGPGYAGEWTLDLAPTFASLGFDSYAPDYRGVGRSAPLGCEGEPPSNSEVTSTCLAELAQEWGDGLAQFSTTGAALDLGNAIEWLREPGKQVVVLGTSYGTFLGNRYLHLFPTQADAAIFGGICPGNACSVHQDRATDLIAKETFRLCAADSFCRSKLSDDPWGKLEELYQKVRSGHCDQLAGWQTERLISNLFVSVLGERSLAPVALAMAYRIDRCDPADVSAVMTLARLAMPWLFAVTTDEAPYSAYLRRQITNSEFWEDGLTPEMLRDEVLDHLVAPGLGYAFAEWYETWPWPLYSTPAELKRWAPVSIPMLLINGTLDLPTPLADIAGIEAAYPGPAQTFVRVPNEGHGAMDTACPMSIVRAFVQDPSARPDLSCLARMETIDLRGTSSIARQVFGTTDMWENSGASAAPTFLPDEPTDPGLLRAIERAKDGPRPRW from the coding sequence GTGAGCTGGGAACCCTGCGACGACTTCGGCGTGCGCATGGATTGCGCCACCCTCGATGTGCCGCTCGACTGGTCGAAGCCCGAGGGGAGGAGGATCCCGTACTTCGTGCGGCGGGTTCCCTCTGCCACCGGAGTCCCGAAGCGTGGCCAGATCTGGCTCCTGGTCGGCGGACCCGGCTATGCCGGGGAATGGACCCTCGACCTGGCGCCGACCTTCGCTTCGCTCGGATTCGACTCCTACGCTCCGGACTACCGAGGCGTCGGCCGATCGGCTCCGCTGGGCTGCGAGGGAGAGCCCCCCTCCAACTCCGAGGTCACCTCCACCTGCCTCGCAGAGCTGGCCCAGGAGTGGGGAGACGGACTCGCCCAATTTTCGACCACCGGCGCCGCCCTCGACCTCGGAAACGCGATCGAGTGGCTCCGTGAGCCGGGCAAGCAGGTCGTTGTCCTCGGCACCTCTTACGGGACCTTCCTCGGGAACCGCTACCTGCACCTCTTCCCGACGCAGGCGGACGCCGCGATCTTCGGCGGCATCTGCCCTGGGAATGCCTGCAGCGTCCACCAGGATCGCGCCACCGATCTCATCGCAAAAGAGACCTTCCGGCTCTGCGCGGCCGATTCCTTTTGCCGCTCCAAGCTCTCCGACGACCCCTGGGGAAAGCTCGAGGAGCTGTACCAGAAGGTGCGCAGCGGGCACTGCGACCAACTCGCCGGATGGCAGACCGAGCGTCTCATCTCGAATCTCTTCGTCTCGGTCCTGGGAGAGCGGTCACTGGCCCCGGTGGCGCTCGCCATGGCGTACCGCATCGACCGCTGCGATCCCGCCGACGTGTCGGCGGTGATGACGCTGGCTCGATTGGCGATGCCGTGGTTGTTCGCGGTCACGACGGACGAGGCGCCGTACTCCGCGTATCTCAGGAGGCAGATCACCAACTCCGAGTTCTGGGAGGACGGTTTGACCCCCGAGATGCTCCGCGACGAGGTGCTCGATCACCTCGTCGCTCCGGGCCTCGGCTACGCGTTCGCCGAATGGTACGAGACCTGGCCCTGGCCCCTGTACTCGACTCCGGCCGAGCTCAAGCGGTGGGCGCCGGTCTCGATCCCGATGTTGTTGATCAACGGGACCCTGGATCTGCCCACGCCCCTCGCGGACATCGCGGGGATCGAGGCGGCTTATCCGGGGCCGGCTCAGACCTTCGTCCGCGTCCCGAACGAAGGCCACGGCGCCATGGACACGGCCTGCCCCATGTCGATCGTCCGAGCCTTCGTCCAGGACCCATCGGCACGGCCCGACCTCTCGTGCCTCGCCAGGATGGAGACGATCGATCTTCGGGGAACCAGCAGCATCGCCCGCCAGGTCTTCGGTACCACCGACATGTGGGAGAACTCCGGAGCGTCGGCGGCTCCCACGTTCCTCCCGGACGAGCCGACCGATCCGGGCCTCCTCCGGGCGATCGAACGGGCCAAGGACGGACCTCGTCCACGCTGGTAG
- a CDS encoding alpha/beta hydrolase: MSLSLGIGCGDDPSSDRGGTGGGGSGQAGSGGGGAGKGGGDAGGAGEGGSGGGAGGSAGDAGTGGVGGGDGGSGGDDKPVVGWEPCNAFGMRMDCANLDVPLDWSRPEGRRIPYFVRKVPATGIPKRGQIWLLVGGPGLSGEATLDMAPFFASLGFDAYVPDYRGVGRSAPLACEGEPDSNDEVSSTCLAELAQEWGDDLAHFSATGAALDLGNAIEWLREPGKQVIVLGTSYGTFLGNRYLNLFPTQADAAILGGICPGNACSLHYDRATDRTAQETFRLCSADSFCRSKLSADPWGKLEEVYRKLQRGHCRELGGLQTDFVFSYLLYTVLGERSLAPVALATAYRIDRCDPADVSAVTNLARLTMPGMFAVTADDAPESAYLRRQITNSEFWEDGLTPDMLRNEWSDHLVAPGFGFTLASQYETWPWPLYTVPAELKRWAPVTMPMLMINGTLDIPTPMEDIEGIEAVFTGPAQTFVRVPNEGHSAIMATCPLSIVKAFVQNPSVRPDLSCLSGLETINLRGTSSLARQAFGTTDMWENPGAAAPTVLPDEPTDPGLLRAIERAKYGPRPRW; this comes from the coding sequence TTGTCGTTGTCCCTTGGGATCGGCTGCGGCGACGACCCGAGTTCGGACCGAGGCGGAACCGGGGGCGGAGGATCGGGTCAGGCCGGATCCGGCGGAGGTGGAGCCGGAAAGGGTGGCGGCGACGCCGGCGGCGCAGGTGAGGGCGGAAGCGGCGGAGGAGCTGGCGGGAGCGCCGGCGACGCTGGGACCGGAGGCGTGGGCGGCGGCGACGGTGGCAGCGGAGGGGACGACAAGCCCGTGGTCGGCTGGGAGCCTTGCAACGCCTTCGGCATGCGCATGGATTGCGCCAACCTCGATGTGCCGCTCGACTGGTCGAGGCCCGAGGGGAGGCGGATCCCGTACTTCGTGCGGAAGGTTCCCGCGACCGGCATCCCGAAGCGCGGCCAAATCTGGCTTCTGGTCGGAGGACCCGGTCTTTCGGGGGAGGCGACCCTCGACATGGCGCCGTTCTTTGCCTCGCTCGGCTTCGACGCCTACGTGCCTGACTACCGCGGCGTCGGCCGTTCGGCTCCGCTGGCCTGCGAGGGAGAGCCCGATTCCAACGACGAGGTCAGCTCGACCTGCCTCGCGGAGCTGGCCCAAGAGTGGGGAGACGATCTCGCCCATTTTTCGGCCACCGGCGCCGCCCTTGACCTCGGAAACGCGATCGAGTGGCTCCGCGAGCCGGGCAAACAGGTCATCGTCCTCGGCACGTCCTACGGGACCTTCCTCGGGAACCGCTACTTGAACCTCTTCCCGACACAGGCGGACGCCGCGATCCTCGGCGGCATCTGCCCTGGGAATGCCTGCAGCCTCCATTACGATCGCGCCACCGATCGCACCGCACAAGAGACCTTCCGACTCTGCTCGGCCGATTCCTTCTGCCGCTCCAAGCTCTCCGCCGACCCATGGGGAAAACTCGAGGAGGTGTACCGGAAGCTGCAGCGCGGCCACTGCAGAGAGCTCGGGGGACTACAGACCGACTTTGTGTTTTCGTATCTCCTCTACACGGTTCTGGGAGAGCGATCGCTGGCCCCGGTTGCCCTCGCCACCGCGTACCGCATCGACCGTTGCGATCCAGCCGACGTGTCGGCAGTGACGAACCTGGCTCGCTTGACGATGCCGGGGATGTTCGCGGTCACCGCAGACGATGCGCCGGAGTCCGCGTATCTCAGAAGGCAAATCACCAACTCGGAGTTCTGGGAGGACGGGTTGACCCCCGACATGCTCCGAAACGAGTGGTCCGATCACCTCGTCGCCCCGGGCTTCGGCTTCACGCTCGCCAGTCAGTACGAGACCTGGCCCTGGCCCCTGTACACGGTCCCGGCCGAGCTCAAGCGGTGGGCGCCGGTCACGATGCCGATGTTGATGATCAACGGAACGCTGGATATCCCCACGCCCATGGAGGACATCGAGGGGATCGAGGCGGTTTTTACGGGGCCGGCGCAGACGTTCGTCCGCGTCCCGAATGAAGGTCACAGCGCCATCATGGCGACCTGCCCCCTCTCGATCGTCAAAGCCTTCGTCCAGAATCCGTCGGTGCGGCCGGACCTCTCTTGCCTCTCCGGGCTGGAAACCATCAACCTTCGGGGAACCAGCAGCCTGGCTCGGCAGGCCTTCGGTACCACCGACATGTGGGAGAACCCAGGGGCGGCGGCTCCAACGGTCCTCCCGGACGAACCGACCGATCCGGGCCTCCTCCGGGCGATCGAACGGGCCAAGTACGGCCCCCGGCCGCGCTGGTAA
- a CDS encoding alpha/beta fold hydrolase: MRRSSKRIRHAVAALLAIVLGAGCGEVEERRPGGSGGVDLGAGGRGSVGDGGSGGTAGAGGGAGSEEPGGSGGGGSGEEPGPSLGPVVWTTCTESGVRMKCAEIDVPLDWSERDGERISFFVRKIPAAGPNQNGQLWFFVGGPGYSASDAVEWGGYLAVFGYDVYLPDYRGVGSSTPLACEGEAEGTTSVACYAELLRRWGDGLRQFSTTSTAMDIGKTIEAIREPGEKVFVLGGSYGSFLANRYMSLFPDQADAVSLEGICPATGCAVHQALNANRAAHVALDACGGDAKCSEKLSSNPWSRLEGLRERLREGHCPEYAGEAAWSSFSKILVATLADRSRLPVGLAAIYRLDRCDPEDVTALRRLEALYASRSFGPASVSESEYLFLHIVLSEFWEEGLTPAALRAESEALLLRLDSADDITTARELWTWPLYETPAELRSWAPVTTPVALFNGAIDRLTPTWDLGGIEEAFPHPGQSFVEIPLAGHGALFEGTDTKGRMPCGLSLVLDFFEDPLAPLDLRCVEKLRTFDFRGSRSLARQTMGTDDLWENP, encoded by the coding sequence ATGAGACGGAGTTCGAAGAGGATCCGCCACGCCGTTGCTGCGCTCCTTGCGATCGTGCTCGGGGCAGGATGCGGTGAGGTCGAGGAGAGGCGCCCCGGAGGATCGGGCGGCGTGGACCTCGGGGCGGGCGGCCGGGGCAGTGTCGGAGACGGTGGCTCGGGCGGGACGGCGGGGGCGGGTGGTGGCGCCGGAAGTGAGGAGCCGGGCGGAAGCGGTGGGGGCGGATCGGGAGAGGAGCCCGGCCCGTCGCTCGGTCCCGTTGTCTGGACGACCTGCACCGAGAGCGGCGTCCGGATGAAGTGCGCCGAGATTGACGTGCCACTGGATTGGTCCGAACGGGACGGAGAGCGGATCTCCTTCTTCGTTCGGAAGATCCCCGCGGCAGGGCCGAACCAGAACGGCCAGCTTTGGTTCTTCGTCGGCGGCCCGGGCTACAGCGCGAGCGATGCAGTGGAGTGGGGCGGGTACCTGGCGGTCTTCGGCTACGACGTCTACCTCCCCGACTATCGGGGGGTCGGCTCGTCGACCCCGCTCGCCTGCGAGGGCGAGGCGGAAGGGACCACCTCGGTGGCCTGCTACGCGGAGCTCCTCCGGCGGTGGGGGGATGGGCTCCGGCAGTTTTCGACCACCAGCACGGCCATGGACATCGGGAAGACCATCGAGGCAATCCGTGAGCCCGGAGAGAAGGTCTTCGTCCTGGGCGGCTCGTACGGGAGCTTCCTGGCGAACCGGTACATGTCGCTCTTTCCTGATCAGGCGGACGCGGTGTCGTTGGAAGGGATCTGCCCCGCGACCGGCTGCGCCGTTCATCAGGCGCTCAACGCGAACCGCGCGGCGCACGTCGCCCTCGACGCGTGTGGAGGAGACGCGAAGTGCAGCGAAAAGCTCTCGAGCAATCCCTGGTCGCGGCTGGAGGGACTGCGCGAGAGGCTCCGCGAGGGCCATTGCCCGGAGTACGCCGGCGAGGCGGCGTGGTCCTCCTTTTCCAAGATCCTGGTGGCGACCCTCGCCGACCGCTCCCGCCTCCCGGTCGGTCTCGCCGCGATCTACCGGCTCGATCGATGCGATCCCGAAGACGTGACGGCGCTTCGCCGGCTGGAGGCGCTCTACGCCTCGCGGAGCTTCGGCCCTGCGAGCGTGAGCGAATCCGAGTACCTCTTCCTCCACATCGTGCTCTCCGAGTTCTGGGAGGAGGGTCTCACCCCCGCGGCGCTGCGGGCGGAGAGCGAAGCCCTGCTCCTGCGGCTCGACTCGGCCGATGACATCACGACGGCACGGGAGCTGTGGACCTGGCCGCTCTACGAGACCCCTGCCGAGCTGCGGAGCTGGGCGCCGGTGACGACGCCGGTCGCGCTGTTCAACGGCGCCATCGACCGCCTCACGCCCACCTGGGATCTCGGCGGCATCGAAGAGGCCTTCCCCCATCCCGGCCAGTCGTTCGTGGAGATCCCGCTCGCAGGTCACGGCGCCCTCTTCGAGGGAACCGACACGAAGGGCCGGATGCCTTGCGGCCTGTCGCTCGTGCTGGACTTCTTCGAGGATCCGCTCGCCCCCCTCGACCTGAGGTGTGTCGAGAAGCTGCGGACCTTCGACTTCCGCGGGAGCCGATCGCTCGCCCGACAGACGATGGGGACCGACGACCTCTGGGAGAACCCGTGA
- a CDS encoding DUF6036 family nucleotidyltransferase → MSVLGLSFEAVVIGGSALVLMGLTQRGTRDVDVLVPALPESIAAAACDFARQQRQNGDELNDDWLNNGPIQLGDILPEGWQDRVERIFEGVALILSTLGRPDLLKTKLFALCDRGTDMQDCIALAPSAEELAECLPWLELQDGNERWPDHVRATISGLGRRLGHAI, encoded by the coding sequence TTGTCGGTCCTCGGCCTGAGTTTCGAGGCTGTCGTCATCGGCGGCTCGGCCTTGGTGTTGATGGGCCTGACCCAGCGGGGGACACGCGACGTCGACGTGCTCGTGCCTGCACTGCCCGAGTCGATCGCGGCGGCTGCCTGCGATTTCGCCAGGCAGCAGCGACAAAATGGCGACGAACTTAACGACGACTGGCTCAACAACGGGCCGATTCAACTCGGCGACATCTTGCCCGAAGGTTGGCAGGACCGCGTCGAGCGGATCTTTGAGGGAGTGGCGCTGATCCTCAGCACGCTTGGTCGCCCCGACCTTCTCAAGACCAAGCTGTTTGCTCTCTGCGATCGCGGCACCGACATGCAGGATTGCATCGCCTTGGCGCCCAGCGCGGAGGAGCTGGCAGAGTGCCTTCCGTGGCTCGAGCTCCAGGACGGCAACGAGCGCTGGCCCGACCACGTCCGCGCCACGATCTCCGGGCTCGGCAGGAGGCTTGGCCATGCCATTTAG
- the tgt gene encoding tRNA guanosine(34) transglycosylase Tgt: MSLDFELLKVDPESAARRGRLRLPHGVVETPIFMPVGTAASVKAIAPDDLERIGAQIILGNTYHLFLRPGHELVRRHGGLHGFMTWPKPILTDSGGFQVYSLAAARKISEEGVVFRSHLDGSRKLLTPELSIEVQEALGADVIMAFDECPPAGSDRRYFEDSLARTTRWAKRCKDAWHPEGKSSLFGIVQGGLHPDLRRRHAEELAELDLPGYALGGYSVGEPIPSMYESVSTSAPNLPADKPRYLMGVGTPEDLVTCVGLGIDMFDCVLPTRTARNARLYTSEGIVNIKNARYADDPAPLDPACDCYTCKNFSRAYLRHLYAAQELLAYRLNSIHNLAFFLDLMARVRAAIEEGRYAAWSKAWLEERSLRLREQKERA; the protein is encoded by the coding sequence ATGTCCCTCGATTTCGAGCTGCTGAAGGTCGACCCCGAAAGCGCCGCCCGCCGCGGCAGGCTCCGCCTCCCCCACGGCGTGGTGGAGACGCCGATCTTCATGCCGGTGGGCACGGCGGCCAGCGTGAAGGCGATCGCGCCGGACGACCTCGAGCGCATCGGCGCCCAGATCATCCTCGGCAACACCTACCACCTCTTCCTGAGGCCCGGTCACGAGCTGGTCCGCCGCCACGGCGGCCTGCACGGCTTCATGACTTGGCCGAAGCCCATCCTCACCGACTCGGGCGGCTTCCAGGTCTACTCGCTCGCCGCGGCGCGGAAGATCTCCGAGGAAGGCGTGGTCTTCCGCTCTCACCTCGACGGGAGCCGCAAGCTCCTCACACCTGAGCTCTCCATCGAGGTGCAGGAGGCGCTGGGGGCCGACGTGATCATGGCCTTCGACGAGTGCCCGCCCGCAGGCAGCGACAGGCGCTACTTCGAGGACTCCCTGGCCCGCACCACCCGCTGGGCGAAGCGCTGCAAGGACGCATGGCATCCGGAGGGCAAGTCGAGCCTCTTCGGCATCGTCCAGGGCGGCCTGCACCCGGACCTGCGCCGCCGCCACGCGGAGGAGCTCGCGGAGCTCGACCTGCCGGGCTACGCCCTCGGCGGCTACAGCGTGGGCGAGCCGATCCCCTCCATGTACGAGAGCGTGTCGACCTCGGCGCCGAACCTGCCGGCCGACAAGCCCCGCTACCTCATGGGCGTGGGCACGCCGGAGGATCTGGTGACCTGCGTGGGCCTCGGCATCGACATGTTCGACTGCGTGCTCCCCACCCGCACCGCTCGTAACGCCCGCCTCTACACGAGCGAGGGGATCGTCAACATCAAGAACGCGCGCTACGCCGACGATCCCGCGCCCCTGGATCCCGCGTGCGATTGCTACACGTGCAAGAACTTCTCACGCGCCTACCTGCGCCACCTCTACGCGGCGCAGGAGCTCCTCGCCTACCGGCTGAACTCGATCCACAACCTCGCCTTCTTTCTCGACCTGATGGCCAGGGTCCGCGCCGCCATCGAGGAGGGCCGCTACGCCGCGTGGTCGAAGGCCTGGCTCGAGGAGCGCTCCCTCCGCCTGCGTGAGCAGAAGGAGCGCGCCTGA
- the queA gene encoding tRNA preQ1(34) S-adenosylmethionine ribosyltransferase-isomerase QueA gives MKTSDFDFELPEELIAQAPLAERDASRLLVLPRNGGAPTHASFRDLPGWLRPGDLLVLNDAKVIPARLRGAKEASGGKVELLLCDPLASLGDRAVWRCMGGSSKPLRPGAWLRFEAAGGMLRAEIVAVGEGGFVDVAFDEAPDALLDRVEELGELPLPPYMKRAPEASDRDRYQTIYARHRGAVAAPTAGLHFTDEVFSALRERGVERTAVTLHVGPGTFLPVRADSVEEHRMHAERYEISQDAVDAIARTREAGGRVIAVGTTALRTLESAAEETGRIRAGAGVSSLFVTPGFRFRVVDGLLTNFHLPRSTLVMLVAALAGRERLLAAYTEAVERRYRFYSYGDAMLVS, from the coding sequence ATGAAGACCTCCGACTTCGACTTCGAGCTCCCTGAAGAGCTGATCGCGCAAGCGCCGCTGGCCGAGCGGGACGCCTCCCGTCTGCTCGTGCTGCCCCGAAACGGGGGCGCGCCCACTCACGCATCCTTCCGGGACCTGCCGGGCTGGCTGCGGCCCGGGGACCTGCTGGTGCTAAACGACGCCAAGGTGATCCCCGCGCGGCTCCGAGGCGCCAAGGAAGCGTCCGGGGGCAAGGTGGAGCTCCTCCTCTGCGATCCCCTGGCGTCCCTGGGCGATCGGGCGGTCTGGCGCTGCATGGGGGGCTCCTCGAAGCCGCTGCGCCCCGGCGCCTGGCTCCGCTTCGAGGCCGCCGGCGGAATGCTCCGCGCCGAGATCGTCGCCGTCGGCGAGGGCGGCTTCGTGGACGTGGCCTTCGACGAGGCGCCGGACGCTCTCCTCGACCGCGTGGAGGAGCTCGGGGAGCTCCCGTTGCCGCCGTACATGAAGCGCGCGCCGGAGGCCTCCGATCGCGATCGCTACCAGACGATCTACGCCCGGCACCGTGGGGCCGTGGCGGCGCCCACCGCCGGCCTGCACTTCACCGACGAGGTCTTCTCGGCCCTGAGAGAGCGCGGCGTCGAGCGGACCGCGGTGACGCTGCACGTGGGGCCGGGCACCTTCCTCCCCGTGCGCGCGGACTCCGTCGAAGAACACCGGATGCACGCGGAGCGCTACGAGATCTCACAGGATGCCGTGGACGCGATCGCGCGGACGCGCGAGGCCGGCGGCCGCGTGATCGCGGTGGGAACGACGGCGCTGCGCACGCTGGAGTCGGCTGCCGAGGAGACCGGACGGATCCGCGCAGGCGCCGGCGTCTCCTCCCTCTTCGTGACGCCCGGCTTCCGCTTCCGTGTCGTGGACGGCCTCCTCACGAACTTCCACCTCCCCCGCTCCACCCTGGTGATGCTGGTGGCGGCGCTGGCAGGCCGCGAGCGGCTCCTCGCCGCGTACACCGAGGCCGTCGAGCGGCGCTACCGCTTCTATTCCTACGGCGACGCGATGCTGGTGTCGTAG